TGGGCTGGTGATTCTGTTGGACCAGAGACAGGAACGGCGTGGCCGGAGCTTCCGTCTCCCGATCCTGGCCGTGGCGCTGGGGATCTATCTGCCGTTGAAACTCTCTGCTGCAATCGTTGCAGGCGGGGTCGTCGCCGCTCTGGCTGAACGGGCAAGAGAAAGCGGCGGGGCCGGGGAGGATGGGGCACGGCGAGGACTCCTCTTTTCGGCCGGATTGGTTACCGGTGAATCCTTAATGGGTATTCTCTTGGCGTTGCCAGTCGCACTCGGCGCCCTGTGGCCCGGCCTTGGTTCCGATCCCTTCGCGCTGTTCGATCGTCCGCCGTTGGGCGGTTGGCCCGGCCTCTTGATGATGGCCCTCGTGGTCGGCGCTCTCTATCGCAGTGTGACGAGTGGGCACAGCGCGACCAGTGGGCTTGGCAGGCGGTGATGGTGCTCCCCTCTCTGTTTCCTGAGAGTGATCCTGCCGTGACCATTTGACTGACGGCGGATGTTGCCCGGCCAGCGAAGCGGCGGCCGCTTGACCCGCCAAGCGTCCGGTGGTCCAAGCCCACTGAAAGTTGAAGCCGCCCAGCCGGCCGTCGCAATCCAAGATTTCGCCGGCGAAATAGAGGCCGGGTGCGATCTTGGATTCCATCGTTCGATAGTCAATTTCCTCAAGGAGGACCCCGCCCGCCGTGACCTCCGCATGGTTCCATCCACGATGACCCACCACGGGGAAGGGAAAGGCCGTGAGCAGGGTCATGAGACGATCCCGTTCCTTTCGGGGAAGCTGGGCTATCGCGATGGCTCCATCAATGCCGGTGTGGCGAAGCATTGCTTCGACGAAGCGGTCGGGAAGGCGACGGGACAGCGTATTAGCTAGCGAGCGGCGTGGGTGAGTATGCCCCTCCTCGATGAGCCATGCTCGGACCTGTTCGTGGTTTCGACCGGGGAAAAAGTTGCCCTTGATGTCCGCTGCCTCTTTCCGTGTCTGGGCCAGGCACCAGAAGCGGCTTGCATCCATCACCACGGGGCCGCTGATGCCGAAGTGGGTCCACAGCAGGCTGCCGGTCCGCCTGTCCACGAGGTGCCCGTTCACCCTTGTCGTCAGTTCCACCGTGTGCGAGAGGCCGGCAAGGGATCGATGGAACATCGAGTCGTCAAGCACGAGCGGAACCAGCGCCGGAGCCGTCTCGGTGACGCGATGGCCGAGCCGGCGTGCCAACTCGTAGCCGAAGCCGTCGCTTCCGGTCCTGGGGAGGGAACGGCCGCCTGTGGCAACGATCACTTTTCTGGCGAGAAGGCTGCCGTGGCGATGGGTGATAAGAAAAGTTGCCTGATTTGTCGGCTCGATGGCGGTGACTCGATGATCAGGCCGAAGGACAATGCCGAGGCTTCGGCACCGGGTCAGGAGAGCGGTCAGGACCGTGTGAGCTCGATCGGTGACCGGAAAGAGTTTACCTGGTGGCTCTCGTTTGAGGGCGACCCCCAGTGAGGCGAACCAGCGCATGGTGGCGTCGACGGGGAACGAGGCCAGCGCGTTCTTGATGATCCGGCGATTGCCGAAGTAGTCGGCGGAGGTCACGGTCTCGTGCGTGACGTTGCAGCGGCCTCCGCCGGAGACGAGGATTTTGGCACCGATTGTTCGCGCCCCGTTCAGCAGGACCACGCGAGGGGGCGGTCCCATGGTGGTCACCTCCCCTGCGGCAAGGGCTGCGGCCAAGCCGGCGGCGCCGGCGCCGATTACGGCGATCTCGTAGGCCTCGAATCCTCCCACATTAGACACTTTTAACTGCCGATTAACATGGGTTTAATCTCGCGATGTTACCGTCCTGCCACACGGGGACGGCGAAGTGCCGATCCCGGCTATGAAGAAGGGGAGGAGGATCCCATGACGTGTAAAAAGTGTAAAGGATTCATGATCGAAGAGCGACAGCCCGATCTATCACCCTGTCAGACCGTCCTTCGTTGCGTCAATTGCGGGTTGGTCGTGGACCCGCTGATGGTCCAAAACCGGCTCCAGCAATTGCGGGAAAGACGAGCACTGCCCCAGGCGGCATAACGGTCAAAGAAAGAGGAGATGTCTCGCTCTGATTCTTGCTGAGGGGCCTGCCGCGCGAGCGGCTGGCCGGAGTGGAATGTCGCGCTCGCGGTTAGATCGAAAATTCCGCCCAGAGAAAGGTGTGATCCGAGGGGTCTTTCGCTCGCCGCGGCTCGACGTCCACGTCAGCCTTGATGCATTTTTCGGCCAGGGGCTTGGTCGATAGAATGTGGTCGATACGCCAGCCTTTGTTCGCCTCCAACGAATTCGGCGCCCGGTAATCCCAAAACGTATACTGCTGTCTGGTAGGGTGGAGTTTCACGAACACATCCTCAAACCCCCAGGCGACGGTCTTCTCATACGCCTTGCGGACGGCCTCGTGATAGCACACGTGGTTCAGATGTTTTTCCGGACTATGAACGTCCATCGGTCTGGGAGCCACGTTCATGTCCCCGCACCAGATCGCCGGCGCGTCCGGCGAGAGATGTTTGTCGAAGTACTTCCGCAGCCGCTCGTACCATTCCAATTTGTAGGCGTATTTGGGTGAATCGATCTCAAACCCCTGCGGCACGTAGGTGTTGACGATCGGGATCCCGTCGATCACGACTCTCAGTAAGCGGGCATCGTCCGGTTCTCCTCCGTCGTCGAATCCGTAAAAGACGGCGTCGGGTTTCTTCCGGCTGAGCACGGCCACGCCGTTGTAGGATTTCATGCCGCGATAGATGCTCTCGTAGCCGGTGTGGGTCAAGGCCATCAGCGGGAATTCGCTGTCCTGGACCTTGGTTTCCTGAAGACAGAGGATGTCCGGTTGATGGCGCTCGAGCCACGCCAAGACGATCGGCAGGCGCTTGCGCAGAGAGTTGACGTTATAGGTGGCGATTTTCATTCGGAAGGCCGCTTGATGAATTCGCGGGCATCCTATCAAAAGCTGTCAGGGGCGACAAGCCGTGAAGAGGAGGTCAGGGCTCTCGATCACTTCGAGATCATCCTGACTCCCGGTATCTTTAAGGCCTGGACGGCGGCACGGATCACGTCGATGACTTGAGGCCTGGTGAAACCGCGTCGCCACGCAAGGCCGATTCGGCGACCAGGCACCGGCTCGGCCAGCTTGATCGCGACCAAACGCTTGTTCTGGTATTTCTGCGTCAGGGCGCTGCAAGGCATCACGGTGATGCCGAGACCCGATATCACCATCTGCCGAATGGTTTCCAGAGAGTTCCCCTGCCATCCGCCGGTATCCGACCGACTCAGTTCCGG
This sequence is a window from Candidatus Nitrospira inopinata. Protein-coding genes within it:
- the xth gene encoding exodeoxyribonuclease III, encoding MKIATYNVNSLRKRLPIVLAWLERHQPDILCLQETKVQDSEFPLMALTHTGYESIYRGMKSYNGVAVLSRKKPDAVFYGFDDGGEPDDARLLRVVIDGIPIVNTYVPQGFEIDSPKYAYKLEWYERLRKYFDKHLSPDAPAIWCGDMNVAPRPMDVHSPEKHLNHVCYHEAVRKAYEKTVAWGFEDVFVKLHPTRQQYTFWDYRAPNSLEANKGWRIDHILSTKPLAEKCIKADVDVEPRRAKDPSDHTFLWAEFSI